One window from the genome of Yamadazyma tenuis chromosome 7, complete sequence encodes:
- the SYM1_1 gene encoding Protein required for ethanol metabolism (COG:S; EggNog:ENOG503P1Y0), with protein sequence MSYYTKYNQLLLKRPLVTNMVTTGILFGSGDFLAQRLFSQNNKKYDYPRTLRAIAYGGILFAPLGDKWYKLLNRLTVPKSLSWSDKTHNRVNTLLRVGVDQLGFAPLIAIPMYYSAMTVLERSPDPVNDISAKLREHWLPTLKTNWLVWPAFQTLNFYLVPVQLRLLSVNLISIVWNCYLSYVLNDQKSHLLHVSEEEVMV encoded by the coding sequence ATGAGCTACTACACCAAATACAACCAGCTCCTACTCAAGAGACCATTGGTCACCAACATGGTCACCACCGGGATCCTCTTTGGCTCGGGAGACTTTCTTGCCCAGCGACTTTTCTCCCAAAACAATAAAAAATACGACTATCCCAGAACTCTTCGTGCCATCGCCTACGGAGGAATATTATTTGCACCACTAGGTGACAAATGGTACAAGCTATTGAACCGGTTGACGGTGCCCAAATCACTTCTGTGGTCGGACAAAACCCACAACCGCGTCAACACCCTCCTTCGGGTGGGGGtggatcaacttggctTTGCTCCATTAATAGCCATCCCCATGTATTATTCAGCAATGACGGTTTTGGAGAGGTCGCCCGATCCTGTCAATGACATTTCTGCCAAGCTACGTGAGCACTGGTTGCCCACATTAAAGACCAACTGGTTGGTGTGGCCTGCTTTTCAGACTCTCAACTTTTATTTGGTACCTGTCCAACTACGATTATTGTCGGTAAACTTGATTAGCATTGTGTGGAACTGCTACTTGAGTTACGTATTAAACGACCAGAAACTGCACCTTTTACACGtgagtgaagaagaagtcatGGTATAA